From Cannabis sativa cultivar Pink pepper isolate KNU-18-1 chromosome 8, ASM2916894v1, whole genome shotgun sequence, a single genomic window includes:
- the LOC115698937 gene encoding uncharacterized protein LOC115698937, whose product MENSMGVGFMAVFAVTGSVVLLAHQIHKRVLSDFMKDIEFELGLPKRRFGIGGSCMKRSSSNKTVRFAEDVVEPSSNNEEYRKKKMEKQPHHPLNMPLNRQVLYRGIIDYKLGHKN is encoded by the exons atggaAAACTCCATGGGAGTAGGATTCATGGCGGTATTTGCAGTGACAGGAAGTGTTGTTCTTCTTGCTCATCAAATCCACAAACGTGTCCTTTCTGACTTTATGAAAGACATTGAATTCGAATTGGGTCTTCCCAAAAGAAGATTTGGAATTG GAGGTTCTTGTATGAAGAGAAGCAGCAGTAATAAAACGGTGAGATTTGCAGAAGATGTGGTTGAACCATCTTCAAATAACGAGGAGTATCGGAAAAAGAAGATGGAGAAGCAACCTCATCATCCTCTTAATATGCCATTAAATAGGCAAGTTTTGTATAGAGGTATTATTGACTACAAACTTGGTCATAAGAACTAA